Proteins encoded in a region of the uncultured Paludibaculum sp. genome:
- a CDS encoding ThuA domain-containing protein, giving the protein MAFLSTLFSPRILAATAVALGFSLLNAAPAPIKVLIVDGQNNHSWKETTPVLKEILEASGRFQVDVATSPPQGGDMSAFKPDFAKYAVVVSNYNGDAWSKETNEAFEKYVHDGGGFVSYHAADNSFPEWRQYNQMIGVGGWGNRKAPESGSMIRYRAGKVAIEAVPGRCGNHGARVPFQVTMRERRHPIAKGLPKVWMHAGDELYDSLCGPAQDFTLVGTAHSNGQNRGTNEEEPMLLAVRYSNGRVFHTTLGHDVAAMHCVGFITTLLRGTEWAATGKVSIPVPPDFPTAQATSLRK; this is encoded by the coding sequence ATGGCCTTCCTTTCTACTCTCTTCTCCCCTAGAATCCTGGCCGCCACAGCCGTGGCCCTGGGCTTCTCCCTACTCAACGCGGCCCCTGCCCCCATCAAGGTTCTGATTGTTGACGGGCAGAACAACCATTCGTGGAAAGAGACCACCCCGGTGCTGAAGGAGATTCTCGAAGCATCGGGCCGCTTCCAGGTGGACGTGGCCACCAGCCCGCCGCAAGGGGGCGACATGTCCGCGTTCAAGCCCGACTTCGCGAAGTACGCCGTGGTGGTGTCCAACTACAACGGCGACGCGTGGTCCAAAGAGACCAATGAGGCTTTCGAGAAGTACGTCCACGATGGAGGCGGTTTCGTCTCCTATCACGCGGCTGACAACTCCTTTCCGGAGTGGCGGCAGTACAACCAGATGATCGGCGTGGGTGGTTGGGGCAATCGCAAAGCGCCGGAATCCGGATCGATGATTCGCTACCGGGCGGGGAAGGTTGCTATCGAAGCTGTTCCCGGGCGCTGCGGAAACCACGGCGCGCGCGTCCCTTTCCAGGTGACGATGCGGGAACGCCGTCACCCCATTGCGAAGGGATTGCCCAAGGTGTGGATGCACGCCGGAGATGAGCTGTACGATTCGCTCTGCGGGCCAGCCCAGGACTTCACCCTGGTGGGCACGGCGCACTCCAACGGCCAGAACCGCGGCACGAATGAAGAGGAGCCGATGCTGCTGGCTGTCCGCTATAGCAATGGGCGGGTCTTCCACACCACGCTGGGCCACGACGTGGCTGCCATGCACTGTGTGGGCTTCATCACGACGCTTTTGCGGGGTACGGAGTGGGCGGCCACGGGCAAGGTGAGCATCCCGGTGCCTCCGGATTTCCCGACGGCTCAGGCCACCTCCTTGCGGAAGTAG
- a CDS encoding SpoIIE family protein phosphatase: MIQRLIQSLASTALFARLPRTAAVLLIVLAPLALVTGLALRYSAAVPASVRSDASRARLEELARRLGSSQGFSLDEAGALLKVKPQTENQVFAMNASARDVEAVGRLVAPYHYVLSLSEADGEHSIRVTVNGQGDVLEFESERPRNTGGQLDAAAAEQLAAKYVAQWLTFLPGAVVDRTRLSSSRRRDSEPEAESRRITFDGHLTSTPGVKFSGRVMITGSKVTAADVHPEFSSGMHSWSDDDSGLRGTAGTLAVLLAIFASIYSIRLYRKRSREKEAPTKRALILVLVFGLCGAGYLALNAESFANADGTSTLSWYVLLGIGALGGIFLALGGVLIGAAYASGEGEIREGYPGKLTSFDALLSGRCRVQNVAVSIAVGAVFTAWAFLIASLISRLVSSRDALLLSDEAMAAAYGSLSWLSGLLLLPPQIAWTVVSGLFVPLTFVQRNVRKPRWKWAILLLCPFVVAVGFSDNSLASPTRVLDIVVGVATVLAPFFLHDLLAALVASLLFALALQTSTLAALAPFSLPSGLLELGLVTLGLAALAASAWRGASVTEEEVKPEYARNLDQRLSMQAEVMAAREAQLRLLPEKPPQIPGLSIAASCRPTGDVGADFYDFFPLPGGGLAVFVASGGGLGVASALTIALAKGFLMSDLRRGDPPAKTLARLRVLLTDRLGEVAQRARFAVATIDPQRRTFQVARWGDVPAVWVLRNLMAHPLVFTSGTDGLPEAAAPLEVGDMVLFHTEGFISALEDQSPTGQRDWFRNVARITRACSAADLHTFLLQRLAGGSEKRLTRRLTSDLTAVVLRLEQIQAQEQEQVA; the protein is encoded by the coding sequence ATGATTCAACGCCTGATCCAGTCACTCGCGTCCACGGCACTGTTCGCTCGCCTGCCACGCACGGCGGCGGTGCTGTTGATCGTCCTGGCTCCGCTGGCCCTGGTGACGGGACTGGCTCTCCGTTACTCGGCCGCCGTACCCGCTTCGGTCAGAAGCGATGCCAGCCGGGCTCGTCTGGAGGAACTCGCGCGGCGGTTAGGCTCATCTCAGGGCTTCTCGCTGGACGAAGCCGGCGCCCTACTTAAGGTGAAGCCACAGACCGAGAACCAGGTGTTCGCGATGAATGCTTCGGCCCGGGATGTGGAAGCGGTGGGCCGGTTGGTGGCGCCCTACCACTACGTGTTGAGCCTCTCCGAAGCCGATGGCGAACACAGCATCAGAGTCACCGTTAACGGCCAGGGCGATGTGCTGGAGTTCGAATCGGAGCGGCCCAGGAACACCGGCGGCCAACTCGATGCGGCGGCAGCGGAACAGCTTGCGGCGAAGTACGTGGCCCAGTGGCTGACATTCCTGCCGGGCGCAGTGGTGGACCGGACCCGGCTATCGTCATCGCGGCGAAGAGACTCTGAGCCGGAGGCCGAATCCCGGCGCATCACTTTTGACGGACACCTGACGAGCACGCCGGGCGTGAAGTTCTCCGGACGCGTGATGATCACGGGATCGAAGGTGACCGCCGCGGACGTGCATCCGGAGTTCTCGAGCGGGATGCACAGCTGGTCGGACGACGACTCGGGCCTGCGAGGAACTGCCGGTACGCTGGCCGTGCTGCTGGCCATATTCGCCTCCATCTATTCGATCCGGCTTTACCGGAAGCGCAGCCGCGAAAAAGAGGCTCCCACGAAGAGAGCCCTGATCCTGGTTCTGGTCTTTGGCCTATGTGGGGCCGGCTATTTGGCGCTGAACGCCGAGTCGTTCGCCAATGCCGACGGCACGTCGACCCTGTCGTGGTATGTCTTGCTGGGCATTGGAGCGCTGGGTGGGATCTTTCTCGCGCTCGGGGGCGTTCTGATCGGTGCGGCCTATGCCAGTGGGGAGGGCGAGATCCGCGAGGGCTACCCTGGCAAGCTCACTTCTTTTGACGCGTTGCTCTCCGGGCGATGCCGCGTGCAGAACGTGGCGGTGTCGATCGCCGTCGGCGCGGTGTTCACGGCGTGGGCCTTTCTGATTGCGTCGCTGATTAGCCGGCTGGTCTCCTCGCGAGACGCTCTGCTGCTTTCCGATGAAGCAATGGCTGCCGCCTATGGAAGCCTGTCGTGGCTCAGCGGCCTGCTGTTGCTGCCCCCTCAAATCGCCTGGACGGTCGTTTCCGGGTTGTTCGTGCCGCTGACATTTGTCCAGCGCAATGTGCGCAAGCCGCGCTGGAAATGGGCGATTCTGCTGCTGTGCCCGTTTGTGGTTGCCGTTGGATTCAGCGACAACAGTCTGGCTTCGCCGACCCGGGTGCTTGACATCGTGGTGGGGGTGGCCACGGTGCTCGCACCATTCTTCCTCCATGATCTTCTGGCAGCTTTAGTGGCCTCCCTTCTCTTCGCTCTGGCACTGCAGACTTCGACGCTGGCCGCCCTGGCTCCTTTTTCGCTGCCCAGCGGATTGTTGGAGCTGGGCCTGGTGACATTGGGCCTGGCCGCGCTGGCGGCGTCCGCGTGGCGCGGCGCCAGCGTGACTGAGGAGGAAGTGAAGCCGGAGTATGCCCGCAATCTCGACCAGCGGCTGTCGATGCAGGCCGAGGTGATGGCGGCGCGCGAGGCTCAGCTGCGGCTACTGCCCGAGAAGCCCCCTCAGATTCCAGGGCTCTCGATTGCCGCGTCGTGCCGTCCCACTGGTGACGTGGGCGCCGACTTCTACGACTTCTTCCCGCTGCCCGGCGGCGGCCTGGCCGTATTCGTGGCGAGCGGCGGCGGGTTGGGTGTGGCCTCCGCGCTCACCATTGCGCTGGCCAAAGGGTTTCTGATGTCGGACTTGCGCCGGGGGGATCCGCCGGCGAAGACGCTGGCCCGCCTGCGTGTTCTGTTGACCGATAGATTGGGCGAGGTGGCGCAGCGGGCGCGATTTGCCGTGGCGACCATCGATCCGCAGCGAAGGACATTTCAGGTGGCCCGCTGGGGCGATGTGCCGGCTGTGTGGGTGCTGCGGAATCTGATGGCCCATCCGCTGGTGTTCACCAGCGGAACGGACGGGCTGCCGGAGGCCGCCGCGCCGTTGGAAGTTGGGGATATGGTGCTGTTCCACACAGAGGGATTCATCTCCGCGCTGGAAGATCAATCCCCCACGGGACAGCGCGACTGGTTCCGCAATGTGGCGCGCATCACCAGGGCATGCAGTGCCGCCGACCTCCACACGTTCCTGCTTCAGCGCCTGGCGGGTGGCAGCGAGAAGCGCCTGACGCGCCGGCTTACCAGCGATCTGACGGCGGTCGTGCTGCGGTTGGAACAGATTCAGGCCCAGGAACAGGAGCAGGTGGCATGA
- a CDS encoding PP2C family protein-serine/threonine phosphatase has translation MKRYLIVAALGTVVLATLAPLAQRRAYGPTAPWTRERAIGATINLAREFGVDVANWEFLMTVERQEDWMDLQTSHPESALVKAFSGTRYRVLARSLDGDSTVTADFDGTGRPLRWRPRLTNSLPRPKDMPREMVVARFGLGEAALFQSASERRTMSKAEIKARAVRGEKTSDSDARWEWKDPNISGLSAELIASYDDGKLGEVDLRHDVPRSVRRNASVPGSKLREILSGIGAFFQVCAITAAVIFVLVTLTDRRDHLRLGLWVAGGVIVFYLFALLLGGRQGYLSASWDQRDFDTTSNRVGFLFGLFLVRPLALAAPLAAGLLLIRGREIQPWLSVLWITVRRKLIPTAGRELTGGMLMSLPLAALPYLVSALLPGLGVRADAARPGILMDTSPVLGVLVQYPSQCYHLLCVFAVLLPWLWRPAPRVKWRVALLLAVGPMICLGRLSPLSGNGYVSIAVAMAMFGGWLWIYRNLGLLALMTSLLGVYTLYDLSALASFPAGRLWPITQLLLVWFAPLVAGFVISRRPVQVDVQELANEISRRNDPPPGLAPRSERERLLTEFAVAREAQQGMLPDKPPSIPGFSLSATCVPAREVGGDLFDFLEMPQGCWALCVADVSGKGVPAALYMTLTKGMLAAEQAMATGLLDLACAINRQLLAAGKRRTFVTLAMGLLDPERRVLEVLRAGHNPILWWRAELGASVYVQPKGIGLGLAGDRIFTKSIEREELALADGDLVVFYSDGLTEAMNPKLELYGEDRLQAVVARAAGLDAPELAQAILDDVEVFKAGADPHDDLTLVVLRCLPTGEEQALTADYAIVAES, from the coding sequence ATGAAGCGCTACCTGATCGTGGCCGCCCTCGGCACCGTTGTTCTGGCCACTTTGGCGCCGCTGGCACAGCGCCGGGCGTACGGGCCGACGGCGCCATGGACGCGCGAACGGGCCATCGGGGCGACGATCAACCTGGCCCGCGAGTTTGGCGTCGATGTCGCGAACTGGGAGTTTCTCATGACGGTGGAGCGGCAGGAGGACTGGATGGATCTGCAGACCAGCCATCCCGAGTCCGCTCTGGTCAAGGCATTCTCAGGAACACGTTACCGGGTGCTGGCCCGTTCGCTGGACGGCGACTCCACGGTGACTGCGGATTTCGACGGCACGGGCCGCCCACTGCGGTGGCGGCCGCGGCTGACCAACTCGCTGCCGCGGCCGAAGGACATGCCGCGCGAAATGGTGGTCGCCCGCTTTGGCTTGGGCGAGGCGGCACTGTTTCAGTCCGCGTCGGAACGCCGGACGATGAGCAAGGCCGAGATCAAGGCCCGCGCCGTCCGAGGTGAGAAGACGTCGGACAGCGACGCGCGCTGGGAGTGGAAGGATCCGAACATCAGTGGACTGAGCGCCGAGCTCATTGCCTCGTATGACGACGGCAAGCTGGGCGAAGTGGATCTACGCCATGACGTGCCGCGATCCGTGCGGCGCAACGCTTCCGTGCCTGGATCGAAGCTGCGCGAGATCCTCTCCGGTATCGGCGCTTTCTTCCAGGTCTGCGCGATCACGGCAGCCGTGATCTTCGTCCTGGTCACACTGACTGACCGCCGCGATCACCTCCGCCTGGGCCTGTGGGTGGCGGGCGGCGTCATCGTATTCTATCTCTTTGCCCTGCTGCTGGGTGGACGGCAGGGGTATCTCTCGGCCAGTTGGGACCAACGCGATTTCGACACCACCAGTAACCGCGTTGGGTTCCTTTTCGGGTTGTTCCTAGTGCGGCCGCTGGCGTTGGCCGCCCCGCTGGCGGCGGGGCTGCTTCTCATTCGCGGCCGCGAGATCCAGCCGTGGTTGTCGGTGCTGTGGATTACGGTTCGCCGGAAGCTGATCCCCACGGCGGGCAGGGAGCTGACCGGTGGGATGCTGATGTCCCTGCCACTTGCGGCCCTGCCTTATCTGGTGAGCGCCTTGCTGCCGGGCTTGGGTGTGCGCGCGGATGCGGCCCGACCAGGCATCCTGATGGACACGTCGCCCGTGTTGGGAGTCCTGGTCCAGTATCCGTCGCAGTGCTATCACCTGCTGTGTGTATTTGCCGTATTGCTGCCCTGGCTGTGGCGGCCGGCACCGCGCGTGAAGTGGCGAGTGGCGCTGTTGCTGGCTGTGGGGCCTATGATCTGCCTGGGGCGCCTCTCACCCCTGTCGGGCAATGGCTATGTGAGTATCGCCGTCGCCATGGCGATGTTTGGCGGTTGGCTGTGGATCTACCGCAACCTGGGTCTGCTGGCGCTGATGACGAGCCTGCTGGGCGTCTATACGCTGTATGACCTCTCCGCTCTGGCGTCCTTTCCGGCGGGGCGGTTGTGGCCCATCACGCAATTGCTGCTGGTCTGGTTCGCACCGCTCGTGGCTGGGTTCGTTATCTCCAGACGTCCAGTGCAAGTCGACGTCCAGGAACTCGCGAACGAGATATCACGCCGCAATGATCCTCCGCCCGGGTTGGCACCCAGGTCGGAGCGGGAGCGTCTGCTGACCGAGTTTGCCGTGGCCCGCGAAGCGCAGCAAGGCATGCTGCCGGACAAGCCACCCAGCATTCCGGGTTTCTCGTTGTCCGCCACTTGCGTGCCGGCCCGCGAAGTGGGTGGCGACCTTTTCGACTTTCTTGAGATGCCGCAGGGCTGTTGGGCCTTGTGCGTGGCGGATGTTTCCGGGAAGGGTGTGCCCGCGGCGTTGTACATGACGTTGACGAAGGGCATGCTTGCGGCCGAACAGGCCATGGCTACGGGGCTGCTCGATCTGGCGTGCGCCATCAACCGGCAACTGCTGGCGGCCGGCAAGCGGCGCACGTTCGTGACGCTCGCCATGGGCTTGCTAGATCCCGAACGGCGCGTGTTGGAGGTCCTGCGGGCCGGGCACAATCCAATCCTGTGGTGGCGCGCCGAGTTGGGCGCGTCGGTCTATGTCCAACCCAAGGGCATCGGCCTGGGACTGGCCGGCGACCGTATCTTCACGAAGAGCATCGAGCGCGAGGAACTGGCGCTGGCTGACGGCGATCTGGTCGTTTTCTACTCCGATGGGTTGACCGAGGCCATGAATCCGAAGTTGGAGTTGTATGGAGAGGACCGTCTGCAGGCGGTGGTGGCACGCGCCGCTGGTCTGGACGCGCCGGAACTCGCGCAGGCGATCCTCGACGACGTCGAAGTCTTCAAGGCGGGCGCGGATCCGCACGACGATCTGACGCTGGTGGTGCTGCGTTGCCTGCCGACAGGCGAAGAGCAGGCGCTGACGGCCGATTACGCGATCGTCGCCGAGTCCTGA
- a CDS encoding PSD1 and planctomycete cytochrome C domain-containing protein, giving the protein MGILLSAPVWAGTVDFARDVQPVLSRSCEKCHGAKMQMGGLRLDAKTAAMKVLRPGDSAASELYKRVAGLGDQARMPMGGKPLPEAEVALLKRWIEEGAEWPDGVGASMRDGGQHWAYVPPKKAPVPALGGGNAIDAFVFTRLQKEGLAPSPRASKITLLRRLSLDLTGLPPTPAEVDAFVADQSADGYKKQVERLLASPHYGEKWGRWWLDAARYADSDGFEKDKQRQVWFYRDWVIRALNLDMPYNRFIVEQVAGDLLPGATQDQRVATGFLRNSMINEEGGIDPEQFRMEAMFDRMDAIGKGVLGVTIQCAQCHTHKYDPIKHEDYYRLFAFLNNTYEANIAVYTPSEQAQRDAILKQTAEIEEALRRRMPDWTARMAAWAAEARMKNEKTRWVVVRPEVDDISTGGQKYLPMEDGSLLEAGYAPTKHTVKLTAKVSLPKIAAFRLELLLDPNLPLGGPGRAIDGTGALTEFTVERVTGGAKPEKVALASATADIGLPETELAAIFYDKSNKRRVTGPISFAIDGKDETAWGINAGPGLSNVPRKAVFVAAQPIEASGETTLVFLVKQNHGGWNSDDNQNNNLGRFRLSVTDDATAVADPVPAEVRAILDKPPAEQTPDDQRKVFSYWRTTVPEWSAENARITELWNGHPKGSTQLVLAERPVCRETHILERGDFLKPAKLVTPGVPAFLNPMDVESPTRLDFAKWLVDRQSPTTARAVVNRVWQSYFGTGLTATSEDLGMQGEKPSHPELLDWLAVEFMEHGWSLKHLHRLIVESDTYQQTSRVTPELLERDPANRLLARGSRFRVDGEIVQDIALSASGLLNDQVGGASVYPPAPEFLFQPPVSYGPKIWKEEKGRARYRRSIYTFRYRSVPFPMLQTFDSPNGDAACVRRSRSNTPLQALTTLNEPLFMEAAQALADLALKQGGQTDAERITFAFRRCVARPPAGPELSELLTLLKKQEARMEPAQAWTMLARVLLNLDETITRE; this is encoded by the coding sequence GTGGGAATACTCTTGTCCGCGCCGGTGTGGGCGGGTACTGTCGACTTCGCGCGCGATGTGCAACCTGTCCTGAGCCGGTCGTGCGAGAAGTGTCACGGGGCGAAGATGCAGATGGGTGGGCTGCGTCTGGATGCCAAGACCGCGGCGATGAAGGTGCTACGTCCTGGTGACTCAGCGGCCAGCGAACTGTACAAGCGGGTAGCGGGGTTGGGCGATCAAGCCAGGATGCCGATGGGCGGCAAGCCTCTGCCTGAGGCCGAAGTCGCCCTGCTGAAGCGCTGGATCGAAGAGGGCGCCGAGTGGCCCGACGGAGTGGGCGCCAGCATGCGCGACGGCGGGCAGCATTGGGCTTACGTTCCGCCGAAGAAAGCGCCTGTGCCCGCGCTGGGCGGCGGGAATGCGATCGACGCGTTCGTGTTTACCAGGCTACAGAAAGAGGGCTTGGCGCCGTCCCCTCGGGCATCGAAGATCACGCTGCTGCGACGCCTGAGTCTCGATTTGACGGGACTCCCGCCGACGCCGGCGGAGGTGGACGCGTTTGTTGCGGATCAGTCGGCTGATGGCTACAAGAAGCAGGTGGAACGCCTGCTGGCGTCGCCGCACTATGGCGAGAAGTGGGGCAGGTGGTGGTTGGATGCGGCGCGCTATGCCGACTCCGACGGCTTCGAAAAAGACAAGCAGCGCCAAGTCTGGTTCTACCGTGACTGGGTGATCCGCGCGTTGAACCTGGACATGCCCTACAACCGCTTCATCGTCGAGCAGGTGGCCGGCGACCTGCTGCCCGGGGCGACGCAGGATCAGCGCGTGGCCACTGGGTTCCTGCGCAATTCGATGATCAATGAAGAGGGCGGGATCGATCCGGAGCAGTTCCGGATGGAGGCGATGTTCGACCGCATGGACGCGATCGGCAAAGGCGTGCTGGGTGTCACGATCCAGTGCGCGCAGTGCCACACGCACAAGTACGATCCCATCAAGCACGAAGACTACTACCGCCTGTTCGCGTTCCTGAACAATACGTACGAAGCGAACATCGCGGTCTACACACCGTCTGAGCAGGCGCAACGCGATGCCATTCTGAAGCAGACGGCAGAGATCGAAGAGGCGTTGCGGCGACGCATGCCGGACTGGACCGCGCGCATGGCCGCGTGGGCAGCCGAGGCTCGGATGAAGAACGAGAAGACGCGCTGGGTGGTGGTGCGGCCGGAGGTGGATGACATCTCGACAGGTGGACAGAAGTACTTGCCGATGGAGGATGGCTCGCTGCTGGAGGCCGGCTATGCGCCAACGAAGCACACGGTGAAGCTGACGGCCAAGGTGAGTTTGCCGAAGATCGCGGCGTTTCGACTGGAATTGCTGCTCGATCCGAACCTGCCGCTGGGCGGTCCTGGCCGCGCCATCGACGGTACGGGGGCGCTGACGGAGTTCACTGTGGAGCGCGTGACGGGTGGAGCCAAGCCGGAGAAGGTTGCGCTGGCCTCGGCCACTGCCGACATTGGCTTGCCCGAGACAGAGCTGGCAGCGATTTTCTACGACAAATCGAACAAGCGGCGCGTGACGGGCCCGATCTCTTTTGCCATCGATGGCAAGGATGAGACGGCGTGGGGCATCAACGCGGGTCCGGGGCTGAGCAACGTGCCGCGCAAGGCTGTGTTCGTGGCGGCCCAACCCATCGAGGCCAGTGGCGAAACGACGCTCGTTTTCCTGGTGAAACAGAACCATGGGGGTTGGAACAGCGATGACAATCAGAACAACAATCTCGGCCGTTTTCGGTTGTCCGTGACGGATGACGCGACAGCCGTGGCGGATCCGGTGCCGGCGGAAGTTCGAGCCATCCTTGATAAGCCGCCGGCGGAACAGACGCCGGACGATCAGCGCAAGGTGTTCTCGTACTGGCGAACGACGGTGCCTGAATGGTCCGCCGAGAACGCTCGAATTACTGAGCTGTGGAACGGCCATCCCAAGGGGTCCACACAACTCGTGCTGGCGGAACGGCCGGTGTGCCGCGAGACGCACATTCTGGAGCGCGGCGACTTCCTAAAGCCCGCTAAGCTGGTGACTCCCGGAGTGCCTGCCTTTCTCAATCCGATGGATGTCGAGAGCCCGACCCGATTGGACTTTGCGAAGTGGCTGGTGGATCGACAGTCGCCGACCACGGCTCGGGCGGTGGTGAACCGCGTGTGGCAGTCGTATTTCGGCACGGGGCTCACGGCGACCAGCGAGGATCTCGGCATGCAGGGGGAGAAGCCCTCTCATCCTGAACTACTCGACTGGCTGGCGGTTGAGTTCATGGAACATGGGTGGAGTCTCAAACATCTGCACCGTCTGATTGTGGAGTCGGATACTTATCAGCAGACGTCGCGAGTGACGCCCGAACTGCTGGAGCGCGATCCAGCCAACCGGCTGTTGGCGCGGGGCTCACGCTTCCGGGTGGATGGCGAGATTGTGCAAGACATCGCGCTGTCGGCCAGCGGCCTGCTGAACGACCAGGTGGGTGGCGCGAGTGTCTATCCGCCAGCGCCAGAGTTTCTCTTCCAGCCGCCGGTCAGTTACGGCCCGAAGATCTGGAAGGAAGAGAAAGGGCGGGCGCGGTATCGCCGCTCCATCTACACCTTCCGCTACCGTAGCGTGCCTTTCCCGATGCTGCAGACATTTGATTCGCCCAATGGCGATGCGGCTTGCGTGCGGCGGTCGCGGTCGAACACTCCGCTGCAGGCTCTCACCACGTTGAACGAGCCGCTCTTCATGGAGGCCGCGCAGGCGCTGGCCGATCTGGCACTGAAACAGGGCGGCCAAACGGACGCGGAGCGGATCACGTTTGCGTTTCGGCGGTGTGTCGCACGCCCGCCGGCCGGACCGGAGTTGAGCGAACTGCTGACGCTGCTGAAAAAGCAGGAGGCGCGCATGGAGCCTGCCCAGGCGTGGACCATGCTGGCGCGCGTCCTGCTGAACCTCGACGAGACGATCACGCGGGAATAG
- a CDS encoding DUF1501 domain-containing protein, which produces MESNHARTERTRRWFFEQCGVGLGSIALADLLHAGSPADPLAPKQPHFPAKAKRVVFLFMAGAPSHLELFDFKPELQKFDGTLPPADLLKGYRAAFINPNSKLLGPKFKFAQYGGNGAWISELLPHTAGIVDDIAIVKSMSTDAFNHAPGQLLMNTGTMQFGRPSFGSWTTYGLGCESRDLPAFVVFSSGAKGPSGGNSCWGSGFLPTVYQGVQLRGSGDPVLYLSNPPGVDKQTQRESLDSLRNLNEMHLAKVGDPEIATRINSFEMAFRMQDSAPELMDLTREPANILEMYGAEPGKPSFANNCLYARRLLERGVRFVQLYHEAWDQHGNLVKDLKKNCLDTDKAAAALVKDLKQRGLLDDTLVIWGGEFGRTPMVQGGNDGRDHHPNSFTMWMAGGGIKPGFVMGETDPLGFNVTRDRVHVHDLHATLLHLLGFDHTTLTYKFQGRPFRLTDVHGEVVHQMLV; this is translated from the coding sequence ATGGAATCCAATCATGCGAGAACGGAACGAACCCGCCGTTGGTTCTTCGAGCAGTGCGGCGTGGGTCTCGGCTCCATTGCGTTGGCTGACCTGCTGCATGCCGGGTCTCCAGCCGATCCGCTGGCGCCGAAGCAGCCTCACTTTCCCGCGAAGGCCAAGCGCGTGGTCTTTCTCTTCATGGCGGGAGCGCCCAGCCATCTGGAGTTATTCGACTTCAAGCCGGAGCTGCAGAAGTTTGACGGGACGCTGCCGCCGGCCGATCTGTTGAAGGGCTACCGCGCCGCGTTCATTAATCCGAACTCCAAGCTGCTGGGGCCGAAGTTCAAGTTTGCGCAGTACGGCGGAAACGGCGCCTGGATCTCAGAACTGCTGCCCCACACGGCGGGGATCGTCGATGACATCGCCATCGTGAAGTCGATGTCGACCGACGCGTTCAATCACGCGCCGGGGCAGTTGCTGATGAACACGGGCACAATGCAGTTCGGACGGCCCAGTTTCGGTTCGTGGACGACGTATGGGTTGGGCTGCGAATCGCGCGACCTGCCGGCGTTCGTGGTCTTCTCCAGCGGTGCCAAAGGGCCCAGCGGCGGTAATTCCTGTTGGGGCAGCGGCTTCCTGCCGACGGTGTATCAGGGCGTGCAGTTGCGCGGTAGCGGCGATCCCGTTCTGTATCTGTCCAACCCTCCGGGCGTGGATAAGCAGACGCAGCGCGAGTCCCTTGATTCGTTGCGAAATTTGAATGAGATGCACCTGGCCAAGGTGGGTGATCCGGAGATCGCGACGCGCATCAACTCGTTTGAGATGGCGTTCCGGATGCAGGACAGCGCGCCGGAACTGATGGACCTCACTCGCGAGCCGGCCAATATTCTTGAGATGTACGGGGCGGAGCCGGGGAAACCTTCGTTCGCGAACAACTGCCTGTATGCACGCCGGCTCCTGGAGCGTGGCGTGCGCTTTGTACAGCTCTACCATGAGGCCTGGGACCAGCATGGCAACCTGGTGAAGGATCTCAAGAAGAATTGTCTGGACACGGACAAGGCCGCGGCGGCGCTGGTGAAGGACCTGAAGCAGCGGGGCCTGCTCGACGACACGCTGGTGATCTGGGGCGGGGAATTCGGACGCACGCCGATGGTGCAGGGTGGCAATGACGGCCGCGACCATCACCCGAATTCCTTCACCATGTGGATGGCTGGTGGTGGCATCAAGCCGGGGTTTGTGATGGGGGAGACCGACCCTCTGGGGTTCAACGTCACTCGCGACCGGGTGCATGTCCACGATCTGCACGCGACACTGCTGCACCTTCTCGGCTTCGATCACACGACGCTTACCTACAAGTTCCAGGGGCGGCCGTTCCGGCTCACGGATGTACACGGCGAGGTGGTCCACCAGATGCTTGTCTAG
- a CDS encoding GntR family transcriptional regulator produces MEFVKIRRERAVDAVYEALRQAIVSCSLKPGERLNVEELATKMGVSLTPVRGAIQQLATEGLVEVRPRSGTFVASLTPQDLEDTFKLRSALECLAAEEAVERIQPQQLRRLNELLRLLKRKVSNEEERRAHEQGNSEFHQIFIDAAGNQRLADMYHALNAHIKIVRVHAGESGWPTRMQEEQAEHEAIVAALEAKDVPALTGALRKHIYRAKDAMIAALKALDGEQPEAGRARSHTKV; encoded by the coding sequence ATGGAGTTTGTCAAGATCCGGCGGGAGCGCGCCGTGGATGCTGTCTACGAAGCTCTGCGGCAGGCGATTGTCAGTTGTTCCTTGAAGCCGGGCGAGCGCCTGAATGTCGAAGAGCTGGCTACGAAGATGGGTGTGAGTCTGACGCCGGTGCGAGGCGCGATCCAGCAGTTGGCGACCGAGGGGTTGGTGGAGGTGAGGCCGCGCAGCGGGACGTTTGTGGCCAGCCTGACTCCGCAGGATCTGGAGGACACGTTCAAGCTGCGTAGCGCGCTGGAGTGTCTGGCGGCCGAGGAGGCGGTGGAGAGAATCCAACCGCAGCAACTACGTCGCCTGAACGAACTGCTGAGGTTGCTGAAGCGCAAAGTCTCGAACGAGGAAGAGCGGCGCGCGCATGAGCAGGGCAACTCCGAATTCCACCAGATCTTCATCGACGCAGCGGGCAACCAGAGGCTGGCGGACATGTACCATGCGCTGAATGCGCACATCAAGATCGTACGAGTTCACGCCGGAGAATCGGGTTGGCCGACACGGATGCAGGAAGAACAGGCCGAGCACGAGGCAATTGTGGCGGCACTGGAGGCGAAAGACGTTCCGGCGCTCACTGGCGCGCTGCGCAAACACATCTACCGCGCGAAGGACGCGATGATCGCGGCCTTGAAGGCATTGGATGGAGAACAGCCCGAGGCTGGGCGGGCGCGTAGCCACACGAAGGTGTGA